The Desulfosporosinus acidiphilus SJ4 genome has a window encoding:
- a CDS encoding response regulator transcription factor — protein sequence MYKILLVDDEELERKILWFTLQNSGLPITLLAEAASGREALEKVRETRPDLIIMDIKMPGIDGIEATRQIKDLNPATEVLILTAYGKFSYSQQAIKAQATDYLLKPIQPQQLIAAVSQALDRLSRKRFQPGPSMDLTKLEEQVKTGNLIESKRQLDLLLEHLADTSSPLPSLLNSFGLRLMVIVVQAALSAGADPTKLTAIENEMAQNLTHLASLDGLKSWGENLLEKCIGLWAASQQTSQVQIMVRKAMDYIELNFANNISLNTVASHIHLSPAYLSRIFNEKTGVGFTEYLSEVRLKKAKQLLRMSTDTIDQIAAATGFSSSSYFSAIFKKHEGITPSEFRANNR from the coding sequence ATGTATAAAATTTTACTGGTTGACGATGAGGAATTAGAGCGCAAAATATTATGGTTTACCTTACAAAATTCGGGTCTGCCAATAACTCTCTTGGCGGAGGCAGCCAGCGGAAGGGAAGCGTTAGAAAAAGTTCGTGAAACTCGTCCTGATTTAATCATTATGGATATTAAAATGCCAGGCATTGACGGTATCGAGGCAACAAGGCAAATTAAGGATCTTAACCCTGCTACTGAGGTCCTTATTTTAACTGCCTATGGAAAGTTCTCCTATTCTCAGCAGGCTATCAAAGCCCAAGCCACAGATTATTTACTCAAACCAATTCAGCCCCAACAACTCATCGCAGCAGTTAGCCAAGCTCTGGACAGACTTTCTCGCAAAAGATTTCAACCCGGACCTTCCATGGATTTGACTAAGCTCGAAGAGCAAGTGAAAACCGGAAACCTTATTGAAAGTAAGCGACAGTTAGATCTTCTCCTTGAGCATTTGGCAGATACCTCTTCACCTCTGCCTTCTTTGCTGAATTCTTTCGGGCTGCGCCTGATGGTCATTGTCGTACAAGCTGCTTTATCCGCTGGAGCAGACCCCACCAAATTAACTGCCATAGAAAATGAAATGGCCCAAAATTTAACTCATTTAGCATCCCTCGACGGGCTTAAGTCTTGGGGAGAAAATCTATTGGAAAAATGCATCGGTCTATGGGCTGCAAGTCAACAAACCAGTCAAGTTCAGATCATGGTACGGAAAGCTATGGACTATATTGAATTAAACTTTGCCAATAATATCTCATTGAACACAGTCGCATCTCATATCCACCTCAGTCCGGCCTATCTAAGCAGGATATTTAATGAGAAAACAGGTGTTGGTTTTACGGAATATTTATCTGAAGTACGGCTAAAAAAGGCCAAACAACTACTGCGTATGTCAACGGATACAATTGATCAAATAGCTGCTGCCACAGGTTTCAGTTCCAGTAGTTATTTTTCTGCTATTTTTAAAAAGCATGAAGGTATTACCCCTTCTGAATTTCGCGCTAATAATCGATAG
- a CDS encoding IS5 family transposase encodes MYRKPTGQISLLEDFRFFAGGKLDANNRWVKMADLIPWNVVEERYASHFPKHTGNVAKPVRVALGALIIKEKCGFSDEETVQQIMENPYLQYFIGLEEFQTTPPFDSSSMVHFRKRLDAKVIAELNEALCKGETKTETEDHKDQNTPPPSSGCTDDNRREDQASSEQPPQQNHGKLILDATCTPADVKYPTDFSLLNDAREKLEAMVDTLHENQIGKELKPRTYRQKARKLYLKLEKNRKPRSREIRKAIRKQLSFVTRDLQIVLKLSAKYPEGLSKRQQKDLETIQTLFEQQKTMYDKRVHTIEERIVSISQPHVRPIVRGKKTAATEFGAKVAISIVNGFAWIEKLSWEAFNEGTTLIDSVETYKERHGNYPESVIADKIYRNRDNLQYCKLHGIRLNGPKLGRPSKDKKEHLEQRRLEKQEAGLRNAVEAKFGEGKRRYGLGRIMVRLKETSETVIGLQFIIMNLGKRLRDLLYLFWETPFFELGDFVCCLETKNMGTVQ; translated from the coding sequence ATGTACCGAAAACCTACAGGTCAAATTAGCTTACTCGAAGACTTCAGATTTTTTGCAGGCGGCAAACTTGATGCGAATAACCGTTGGGTCAAGATGGCCGATTTGATTCCCTGGAACGTTGTTGAAGAGCGATATGCTTCTCATTTCCCAAAGCATACTGGAAATGTTGCGAAACCAGTTCGTGTCGCATTGGGTGCCCTCATCATCAAAGAAAAGTGTGGATTTTCCGACGAAGAAACCGTCCAACAAATCATGGAAAACCCCTATTTGCAATACTTCATCGGGCTGGAGGAATTTCAAACCACTCCACCGTTCGATTCATCGAGTATGGTCCATTTTCGGAAACGCCTCGACGCTAAGGTAATTGCTGAACTGAACGAAGCCTTATGTAAGGGAGAAACAAAGACGGAAACTGAAGATCATAAAGATCAAAACACTCCCCCACCAAGTTCAGGTTGTACAGACGACAATCGTCGTGAAGATCAAGCAAGCAGTGAGCAACCACCCCAACAAAACCACGGAAAACTCATTTTGGATGCCACATGCACCCCGGCCGATGTGAAATATCCCACGGATTTTTCTCTACTAAATGACGCACGGGAAAAGTTAGAGGCCATGGTGGACACCTTGCATGAGAATCAAATAGGGAAAGAGCTCAAGCCAAGAACCTATCGACAAAAGGCACGTAAACTCTATCTGAAGTTAGAAAAGAATCGGAAACCCAGAAGTCGTGAAATCCGCAAGGCCATTCGGAAACAGCTGAGCTTCGTTACAAGAGACCTTCAGATCGTCTTGAAACTATCAGCCAAGTACCCAGAAGGACTCAGTAAACGGCAGCAAAAAGACTTAGAAACCATACAAACACTCTTTGAACAGCAAAAAACCATGTATGACAAACGAGTCCACACTATAGAAGAGCGTATCGTGAGCATTAGCCAACCGCATGTTCGCCCGATTGTGAGGGGTAAAAAAACAGCAGCCACAGAATTTGGAGCGAAAGTTGCCATAAGTATCGTCAACGGATTTGCTTGGATCGAGAAGTTGAGTTGGGAAGCCTTTAATGAGGGCACCACCCTGATTGATTCGGTAGAAACCTATAAGGAGCGCCATGGAAACTATCCTGAATCCGTGATTGCCGATAAAATATATCGGAACCGAGACAACCTGCAGTACTGCAAGTTACATGGCATTCGGCTTAACGGGCCCAAACTAGGTCGACCCTCGAAGGATAAAAAAGAGCATTTAGAACAAAGGCGGCTAGAGAAACAAGAGGCAGGCCTAAGAAATGCAGTCGAGGCGAAATTCGGTGAAGGAAAACGTCGTTATGGACTAGGTCGAATAATGGTACGTCTCAAAGAAACGAGTGAGACGGTCATTGGCTTACAGTTCATCATCATGAACCTGGGGAAGCGCCTCCGGGATCTTTTGTACCTTTTTTGGGAAACGCCTTTTTTCGAGTTGGGAGATTTTGTTTGTTGCCTAGAAACTAAAAATATGGGGACTGTTCAGTAA
- the ald gene encoding alanine dehydrogenase, whose protein sequence is MIIGVPKEIKNNENRVALTPAGVVSFINAGHEVVIEMKAGVGSGISDEEYIASGAKILATPQEVFSSADMIMKVKEPLASEYELFKDGQLLFTYLHLAPEPALTAALLKKNVVGIAYETVQPADGSLPLLIPMSEVAGRMSIQVGAHILEKPSGGKGILLGGVPGVSSAKVTIVGGGIVGINAAKMAMGMGADVTILDVSNARLRYLDEIFGARIKTLMSNSYNIAQAVADADLLVGAVLIPGAKAPKLVTETMVKAMKPGSVIVDVAIDQGGSVETVDHVTTHAEPTYEKYGVVHYSVANMPGAVARTSTFALTNATLPYALKLANLGYAEAIRTDLALARGVNVIHGKLTYKAVAEALNLKYTFLGDVTEVPANF, encoded by the coding sequence ATGATTATCGGAGTACCAAAAGAGATTAAGAACAATGAAAATCGTGTTGCCTTAACTCCCGCAGGCGTCGTGTCTTTCATCAATGCCGGTCATGAAGTCGTCATTGAAATGAAGGCCGGTGTCGGCAGCGGGATCAGTGATGAGGAATACATTGCGTCCGGCGCTAAAATTTTAGCCACTCCGCAAGAAGTTTTCAGCAGTGCTGATATGATTATGAAAGTTAAAGAGCCTCTCGCTTCAGAATATGAGCTTTTCAAAGACGGCCAACTGTTATTTACTTATCTGCATTTGGCCCCTGAGCCAGCCTTGACGGCTGCGTTGCTCAAGAAAAATGTTGTTGGTATCGCTTATGAAACAGTTCAACCTGCCGACGGCAGCCTGCCTCTTCTTATACCCATGAGTGAGGTGGCCGGTCGGATGTCCATTCAAGTGGGTGCACATATCCTGGAAAAACCGAGCGGTGGAAAAGGAATTCTCTTAGGCGGGGTTCCTGGGGTCTCATCTGCTAAAGTAACCATTGTCGGTGGTGGTATCGTTGGTATCAATGCCGCTAAAATGGCAATGGGTATGGGAGCAGATGTAACCATTCTGGATGTCAGCAATGCCCGCCTTCGTTATTTAGATGAAATCTTTGGTGCACGTATCAAAACTTTAATGTCTAATAGTTATAATATTGCCCAAGCGGTTGCTGATGCCGACTTGTTGGTAGGTGCAGTTCTTATACCCGGTGCGAAGGCTCCCAAACTTGTGACTGAGACCATGGTTAAAGCAATGAAGCCGGGCTCGGTAATCGTTGATGTTGCCATTGATCAAGGGGGCAGTGTAGAAACGGTAGATCACGTAACAACTCATGCAGAACCAACTTATGAAAAGTATGGGGTTGTTCACTATAGTGTTGCCAATATGCCTGGGGCAGTAGCGCGAACATCAACTTTCGCATTGACTAATGCGACCTTACCCTATGCGCTCAAGCTCGCTAACTTAGGTTATGCCGAAGCAATCAGAACGGACCTCGCTCTGGCCCGCGGAGTGAACGTAATTCACGGTAAACTCACGTATAAAGCCGTAGCTGAGGCTCTCAACCTTAAGTACACCTTTTTAGGAGATGTTACTGAAGTTCCAGCCAATTTTTAA
- a CDS encoding sigma 54-interacting transcriptional regulator — translation MNNVQQQECVIQIDFVDRIGLGYEVFEVLKKHGINLLGMEATPNKGIMIKLSTPPEKITQMLMNEFRAIQGVTFVSLRNHLLYEKREHELKTILNSVNEGVIAVDVKGCITHINDVATQIMHCTRETVVGHDIGDYFQVRMPIQEIIRTGKPYHLKEVRFKRENSVIHYLTSGVPVLDEKGRIIGAVATVHDFKQVEALINKVGGQRRLTTFDDIIYQSRKMRRVVETAKTVAKGNSTILLRGESGTGKELFARAIHMESSRSQEPFIAINCSALPNTLLESELFGYEEGAFTGAAKGGRKGLFEQANGGTLFLDEIGEISLQVQVSLLRVLQEGTFRRVGGSYEIPVDVRIIAATHRNLEHLIQRGDFREDLYYRLNVIPICIPSLRERSEDIPLIVQHLVSKICTKLKRPEVCLTQESMQLLMEMPWPGNVRQLENVLERIINVMDIQAMNTDDALEWALLTANQSVEEQPVKGKTVLGWNLKEHALEKPQVKREKYNVHIKIPIPLSKKWPPLKLMVNEVEKQILLEVLEKYPTSRKAGKVLSVSSTTILNKMKGYGIEIKCDDEDK, via the coding sequence ATGAATAACGTGCAGCAGCAAGAGTGTGTGATACAAATCGATTTTGTGGATCGTATAGGGTTAGGGTATGAAGTTTTTGAGGTTCTCAAAAAGCACGGAATCAATCTCTTAGGAATGGAAGCGACTCCTAATAAAGGAATCATGATAAAACTTAGTACCCCGCCGGAAAAAATAACCCAAATGCTCATGAATGAATTCAGGGCGATTCAAGGGGTAACGTTTGTTTCCCTTAGAAACCATTTGCTGTATGAAAAAAGGGAACATGAGCTGAAGACGATCCTAAATTCAGTGAACGAGGGAGTTATCGCTGTCGATGTCAAAGGGTGTATTACGCATATCAATGATGTAGCGACACAAATTATGCACTGTACACGAGAAACGGTCGTGGGGCACGATATCGGGGATTATTTTCAGGTCAGAATGCCGATTCAGGAGATTATTAGAACTGGAAAACCCTATCATTTGAAGGAAGTACGTTTTAAACGAGAGAATAGTGTAATCCATTATTTAACAAGCGGAGTCCCCGTACTGGATGAAAAAGGGCGAATTATTGGGGCAGTGGCAACAGTTCATGATTTCAAACAAGTGGAGGCGTTGATAAATAAAGTAGGTGGTCAACGGCGTCTCACCACATTTGATGATATTATCTATCAAAGCCGCAAGATGAGAAGAGTTGTGGAAACGGCTAAGACCGTGGCCAAAGGAAATTCGACGATTTTGCTGCGGGGTGAAAGCGGCACGGGGAAGGAATTATTTGCTCGGGCGATACATATGGAAAGTAGTCGCTCACAGGAACCTTTTATTGCGATCAACTGTTCTGCATTGCCGAATACTTTGTTGGAAAGTGAATTATTCGGCTATGAAGAAGGAGCGTTTACTGGTGCAGCGAAGGGCGGGCGAAAAGGGCTTTTTGAGCAGGCAAACGGGGGAACTCTTTTTCTGGATGAGATTGGGGAAATATCCTTACAGGTTCAAGTAAGTTTGCTTAGAGTTTTGCAGGAGGGTACATTTCGCCGGGTCGGAGGTTCATACGAAATACCGGTCGATGTAAGAATCATTGCAGCAACTCATCGAAACCTTGAACATTTGATTCAACGAGGAGATTTTCGCGAGGACTTGTATTATCGGCTTAATGTCATTCCCATCTGTATTCCGTCACTCCGGGAGCGCAGCGAGGATATTCCGCTCATTGTCCAGCATCTTGTGAGTAAGATTTGTACAAAATTGAAACGGCCAGAGGTGTGTCTGACCCAGGAGAGTATGCAGCTTCTGATGGAAATGCCTTGGCCGGGTAATGTTCGGCAGCTGGAAAACGTTTTAGAGCGAATTATTAATGTTATGGATATTCAGGCAATGAATACGGATGATGCTTTAGAGTGGGCCCTATTAACGGCAAATCAGTCGGTTGAAGAGCAGCCTGTGAAAGGGAAGACAGTTCTTGGGTGGAATTTAAAAGAGCATGCTTTAGAAAAGCCTCAGGTGAAGCGTGAGAAATATAATGTTCATATAAAAATACCGATTCCACTTTCAAAAAAATGGCCGCCATTAAAGTTGATGGTTAACGAAGTGGAAAAACAAATTCTGCTTGAAGTATTAGAAAAATACCCAACATCTCGTAAGGCGGGAAAAGTATTGTCCGTATCGAGCACAACCATTTTGAATAAAATGAAAGGATATGGGATTGAGATTAAATGCGACGATGAGGACAAGTGA
- a CDS encoding Leu/Phe/Val dehydrogenase produces the protein MSKADKDAILNIFEEMEKYGHEQVIFNYDKATGLKAIVAIHDTTLGPALGGCRMWDYQTEQEALNDALRLSRGMTYKCAVAGVTHGGGKTVILGDHRTQKSDELFQALGTFIETLKGRYYTGTDVGTVGMDFVSAAKQSKYFVGLPEEYAGSGNSAIITAYGVWRAIKATAKEAFGTDRLEGLTIAVQGLGKVGYDLVRRLHEEGAKLFVTDVFEESVIRVKKEFPEVTVVKPDEIFSVECDIFSPNALGACLNDETIPQLKAKAVCGAANNQLAEPRHGDLLQAKGILYAPDYIANAGGLIQVADELKGYNKERAFKNASLIYDILLQVYATSKKEHIPTYKAADVMVERRIETIGRLNRKFRVK, from the coding sequence ATGTCAAAAGCGGATAAAGATGCAATCTTAAATATCTTCGAGGAAATGGAGAAGTATGGTCATGAGCAGGTGATTTTCAATTACGATAAGGCTACTGGGTTGAAAGCGATTGTCGCTATCCATGATACAACACTTGGACCGGCATTGGGTGGTTGCCGGATGTGGGATTATCAAACGGAGCAAGAGGCCTTAAATGACGCACTTCGCCTTTCCCGCGGGATGACCTATAAGTGTGCCGTTGCTGGAGTAACTCACGGTGGAGGTAAAACTGTTATTCTTGGGGACCATCGCACCCAAAAATCGGACGAACTTTTCCAGGCTTTGGGAACCTTTATTGAAACCTTAAAGGGCCGTTATTATACCGGAACAGATGTAGGTACGGTAGGCATGGACTTTGTTTCCGCTGCCAAACAATCCAAGTATTTCGTCGGACTTCCGGAAGAGTATGCCGGAAGTGGAAACTCGGCCATAATCACTGCTTATGGAGTTTGGCGAGCAATTAAAGCAACGGCGAAGGAGGCATTTGGAACCGATCGATTGGAAGGTCTCACTATTGCTGTTCAAGGGTTGGGAAAAGTGGGGTATGATCTCGTTCGGCGTTTGCACGAAGAGGGCGCAAAGTTATTCGTGACGGATGTGTTTGAAGAAAGTGTCATCCGAGTAAAGAAAGAGTTCCCGGAGGTGACGGTTGTCAAACCGGATGAAATTTTCAGTGTAGAATGCGATATTTTTTCCCCTAATGCTTTGGGAGCCTGCCTCAACGACGAAACAATACCTCAACTCAAGGCTAAAGCTGTTTGCGGTGCCGCCAACAATCAGTTAGCTGAACCTCGTCATGGAGATCTTTTGCAAGCAAAAGGAATTTTATATGCACCTGATTATATTGCAAATGCCGGTGGCTTAATTCAGGTTGCCGATGAACTTAAGGGCTATAATAAGGAGCGGGCCTTTAAAAATGCCAGTCTGATCTATGATATTCTCCTACAAGTCTATGCCACCTCGAAAAAGGAACACATCCCTACATATAAAGCTGCGGATGTAATGGTTGAAAGACGTATCGAAACCATCGGTCGACTGAATCGGAAATTTAGAGTGAAGTAG
- a CDS encoding sensor histidine kinase: MDHKPKSLFQLIEEDKLVRIIETFTKATDITIDINDAMGFPVVQHDYFYGFCRSIRSTEAGLNRCIDSNAQLGFKSIEQGNSCIGKCHAGVMLMSVPIMVDDQFYGSITCGQMHLKKPTMQEIEEMLKATADLGLNQADLEQTFQKIQVISMDKCQAAGGLIQFVVSYIVELIYRAKMQEELSREKIKAAEDARIILELEHTLHKAELRNLQAQIKPHFLFNTLNTIISLITLSKNTEGLNTLFALSNLIRHNFDHPGELVSLREELHYVESYLLIQKTRFGNRLELLIEVPEELQNTQIPFLSLQPLVENACIHGLEPKEGVGHLWIKGKEVDDHVELSVIDNGVGMPSHYAALDFNADQSSIAGIGLRNVHKRLQLQFGKEFGVKLLPKQGLTTVSILIPQSKMQG; the protein is encoded by the coding sequence ATGGACCATAAACCAAAGAGTCTTTTTCAACTCATTGAAGAAGACAAGCTGGTTCGAATCATTGAAACATTTACCAAAGCCACTGATATCACCATTGATATTAATGATGCCATGGGTTTTCCTGTAGTACAGCATGATTACTTTTATGGATTTTGTCGCAGCATCCGCTCTACTGAGGCTGGATTAAACAGATGTATTGATTCCAATGCCCAGCTAGGGTTTAAGAGCATTGAACAGGGTAACTCCTGTATTGGAAAGTGCCATGCCGGTGTTATGCTCATGTCCGTACCGATTATGGTGGATGATCAGTTCTATGGGTCTATTACCTGCGGACAGATGCACCTCAAAAAACCGACAATGCAAGAAATTGAAGAAATGCTTAAAGCCACTGCTGACTTAGGACTTAATCAAGCAGACCTGGAGCAAACGTTTCAGAAAATCCAGGTTATAAGTATGGATAAGTGCCAAGCAGCAGGCGGACTCATTCAATTTGTCGTCAGTTATATCGTCGAACTGATCTATCGTGCTAAAATGCAGGAAGAGTTAAGCAGGGAAAAGATAAAAGCCGCCGAAGATGCGCGAATTATACTAGAACTTGAGCACACGCTGCATAAAGCGGAGTTGAGAAACCTTCAAGCTCAAATCAAACCCCACTTTTTATTCAATACCCTAAACACAATTATCAGTTTAATCACTCTTTCCAAAAACACAGAAGGGTTGAATACTCTCTTTGCTCTCTCAAATTTAATTAGGCATAATTTTGATCATCCAGGTGAACTTGTATCATTGCGTGAAGAATTGCATTATGTCGAAAGCTACCTACTGATTCAAAAAACCAGATTCGGAAATAGGCTGGAACTGTTAATTGAGGTTCCGGAAGAACTGCAAAATACTCAGATTCCTTTTTTAAGCTTACAGCCTTTAGTAGAGAATGCCTGTATTCACGGACTCGAACCTAAAGAAGGAGTTGGTCACCTCTGGATAAAGGGCAAAGAGGTAGACGACCATGTGGAACTTTCGGTTATCGATAATGGCGTGGGCATGCCTTCACACTATGCAGCTCTCGATTTTAACGCGGATCAAAGCAGCATTGCCGGCATTGGTCTGCGTAATGTTCATAAGCGCCTGCAGCTGCAATTTGGTAAAGAATTCGGCGTCAAGCTCCTACCCAAACAAGGTCTTACAACAGTCAGTATATTAATCCCTCAATCTAAAATGCAGGGATGA
- a CDS encoding iron-containing alcohol dehydrogenase: MALQWFRVPRDVVFGTGTIEYVKQLKGSRAFISTGKGSMKTNGVLDKVISYLEEVGIESTVFDGVEGDPSIATVYRGVEKMKEFAPDLIIGLGGCSAIDAAKTMWVFYEYPNLSFNDIKDPFTIPELRKKAKFVAIPSTSGTGTEVTCVAVITDNQTGIKYPLASYEITPDIAIVDPEICKTMPPNVTADTGMDALSHSFEAYVSTMANEYTDTFSLESIKMISEWLPKAFADGEDIEARTKMHIAQNFAGIAFSNAILGLVHSMSHKCNTKVPLTHGRCNALLMPAVIQYNAKTAGARYAKIARTLGLAGNIDEDLVKALVEKVRDMNKSFGIPLTLKEAGLSEESFLAELKATSEAALNDPCTGTNPRKPTVEDIMELYKAAYYGSDVTI; encoded by the coding sequence ATGGCTCTGCAGTGGTTTAGGGTACCGAGAGACGTGGTCTTTGGTACGGGTACTATTGAGTATGTAAAACAATTAAAAGGGTCTAGGGCATTTATCTCAACAGGCAAAGGCTCGATGAAGACCAATGGTGTACTGGACAAAGTGATCAGTTATCTAGAAGAAGTTGGTATCGAATCTACCGTTTTTGACGGAGTTGAAGGAGACCCTTCGATTGCCACTGTATATCGCGGGGTAGAAAAAATGAAAGAGTTCGCCCCTGATTTAATCATTGGTCTTGGTGGCTGCTCTGCTATTGATGCAGCTAAAACAATGTGGGTTTTTTATGAATACCCGAATCTTTCGTTTAATGATATTAAAGATCCATTTACGATTCCAGAACTACGCAAGAAAGCTAAATTTGTTGCGATTCCCTCAACGAGTGGTACCGGCACAGAGGTAACTTGTGTCGCCGTCATTACTGATAATCAAACGGGTATCAAATATCCATTAGCCTCTTATGAAATAACTCCGGATATAGCCATTGTTGACCCAGAAATTTGTAAGACCATGCCTCCCAACGTGACTGCTGATACAGGGATGGACGCTTTATCTCATTCCTTTGAAGCCTATGTTTCTACCATGGCCAACGAGTATACAGATACTTTTTCCTTAGAATCAATTAAAATGATTTCTGAATGGCTTCCAAAAGCATTCGCTGACGGTGAAGACATTGAAGCAAGAACTAAAATGCATATTGCCCAGAACTTTGCTGGTATAGCATTTAGCAATGCCATTTTGGGTCTCGTGCATAGCATGTCTCATAAATGTAACACGAAAGTTCCGCTTACTCATGGGCGTTGTAATGCCCTGCTTATGCCGGCCGTAATTCAATATAACGCTAAAACGGCAGGGGCTCGCTACGCAAAAATAGCTAGAACATTAGGACTAGCGGGTAATATTGATGAGGACTTGGTTAAGGCTTTAGTTGAAAAGGTCAGAGATATGAATAAGTCTTTTGGCATTCCATTAACCCTCAAAGAAGCCGGATTATCCGAAGAGAGCTTTTTAGCGGAGCTCAAAGCAACTTCAGAAGCTGCATTAAATGATCCCTGCACCGGAACCAATCCAAGAAAACCAACCGTAGAAGACATCATGGAACTATACAAAGCCGCCTACTACGGAAGCGATGTCACAATTTAG
- a CDS encoding APC family permease has translation MLCSQITGQSGCMKQGLKRELGLLDLTMMGLGAIIGSGWLYAAQKAGNLAGPAAIFAWLGGGIAVMFIALVYAELGAALPESGGLVRYCQYSHGSFVSYMMAFALILADSTVIAIEAEAVVQYASYYIPSLYNNTAGAMTPSGWFLAAILIVIFFFLNYLSAKAFAKSNTIITALKFFTPALTVIVLLTQFHGGNMATGGFAPFGVPGVFAAISSGGIIFSYFGFRQAVVMSGEAKNPQRDVPLAIGLAIGLGVILYILLQTVFIGALPASELAKGWGHINFRSPFAQLAMLLNLNWLAAILFADAVISPAGTGNIYMGTTSRLIMAQSENGFWWKIFKKIHAESGVPRPALWLTMVLALVWTAPFPSWGKLVGVVSGAVVFTYMIGPISVLALRRTAPELHRPFVLKGVTFVTGIAFIVSTLIIYWSGWSTDSVVMIANLFGLILFVGFLAVRPDLRTNIGKHIKAGIWLVVYMVFMIAISYFGSSKFGGKDFIKYPMDQFVAIIGAVIFYFWGSASAFQTEEIVEVVKEQAKDKQ, from the coding sequence TTGCTTTGTTCGCAAATTACCGGACAAAGCGGCTGTATGAAGCAAGGGCTAAAACGAGAACTTGGTCTGCTTGATTTAACTATGATGGGGTTGGGGGCCATAATCGGTTCCGGATGGCTGTATGCTGCGCAGAAGGCGGGTAATCTCGCTGGCCCTGCGGCAATTTTCGCTTGGCTCGGCGGTGGCATTGCGGTTATGTTTATAGCCTTAGTGTATGCCGAACTAGGTGCCGCGCTTCCCGAATCCGGAGGACTTGTACGTTATTGCCAGTACTCTCATGGAAGTTTTGTCAGTTACATGATGGCTTTTGCTCTCATACTTGCAGATTCAACGGTTATTGCAATCGAAGCCGAAGCAGTTGTGCAGTATGCCAGTTATTATATACCATCGCTATATAATAACACTGCTGGCGCGATGACGCCCAGCGGATGGTTTTTGGCAGCAATCTTAATTGTCATCTTTTTCTTCCTCAATTATCTTAGTGCAAAGGCCTTTGCCAAAAGTAATACCATCATAACCGCTCTAAAATTCTTTACCCCCGCTTTAACTGTTATTGTTCTTCTAACACAGTTCCATGGAGGAAACATGGCAACGGGCGGTTTCGCTCCCTTTGGTGTACCTGGAGTGTTTGCAGCTATTTCTTCCGGTGGGATCATTTTCTCCTATTTTGGCTTCCGGCAAGCAGTAGTAATGTCGGGGGAAGCCAAAAATCCCCAGCGTGATGTTCCGTTAGCTATTGGTCTCGCAATTGGTTTGGGTGTTATTTTATATATTTTATTACAAACTGTCTTTATTGGGGCCTTACCCGCTAGTGAACTTGCAAAGGGCTGGGGGCATATCAATTTCCGTTCTCCTTTTGCCCAATTAGCTATGCTTCTTAACCTCAATTGGCTGGCCGCAATCCTCTTTGCAGATGCGGTTATCTCACCGGCCGGAACTGGTAATATATACATGGGAACCACCTCCCGCTTGATTATGGCTCAGTCAGAAAATGGTTTTTGGTGGAAAATATTTAAGAAGATTCATGCTGAATCGGGAGTTCCCCGGCCGGCGCTCTGGCTTACTATGGTGTTAGCCTTGGTTTGGACAGCCCCTTTCCCTTCATGGGGGAAATTAGTCGGAGTTGTATCAGGGGCAGTTGTATTCACATATATGATTGGTCCGATCAGCGTTTTAGCCCTGCGGAGAACTGCTCCCGAACTGCATCGCCCATTTGTTCTTAAAGGCGTTACCTTCGTGACCGGAATTGCTTTTATCGTCAGCACTCTGATTATCTATTGGAGCGGTTGGTCAACCGATTCAGTCGTAATGATTGCCAATCTCTTTGGTCTTATACTTTTTGTCGGTTTTCTGGCAGTTCGGCCTGATTTACGAACAAATATTGGCAAGCATATTAAAGCTGGTATCTGGCTTGTGGTTTATATGGTGTTCATGATCGCGATCAGTTACTTCGGGAGCTCAAAGTTCGGCGGCAAAGATTTCATCAAATATCCTATGGACCAATTTGTTGCGATTATTGGAGCAGTTATTTTCTACTTCTGGGGTAGTGCCAGCGCATTCCAGACTGAGGAAATAGTAGAAGTAGTTAAAGAACAGGCAAAGGATAAACAATAG